The sequence GTTCACCTGCAGGCCGATCATCACGAAGTGGCCGTTCTCGAAGCGCAGCGCCGGATCACGCGTGGTGGTGAAGCTGAACAGGGTGTCGTTCCAGTGATGGACGCTGAGGACGCGTTCGGTGGCGATCGTGGACATGGGCGAAGATGAGAATGGCTGTTATTAGGCAGACCGCGATTCTAGCAAAACATTAGAACTTTCCTCCACACATTCAGGTATTTGCAATCGCCCGAATGGAATAAAAGGCTCCACCTTGAGCAAGATCAAGCCCATGCGACGGGCAATAAAAAAGGCGGGAAATCATCCCGCCCCAGCTTGATCGCCCGTTTCAGGGCCTGTTTCGCGTCGCGCCGCCGCGTCTTTTCGTCCTTGTCGTGCACCCCGGCATTGCGCTGGCGCGCGGCCAGCGCGACGGGGTTTCTCGGCTTCGGCAATTTGATCTTGATCTTCATGGCTTTCTCCTGAGTATCGGACACCGAACGCGCGGCCGCGTTCAGCCCTTCACGCACAGCACCTGCTTGAGCGTGTGCACCACTTCGACCAGGTCGGCCTGGTTGGCCATCACCGTGTCGATGTCCTTGTAGGCGGCCGGGATCTCGTCGACCACGCCGCCGTCCTTGCGGCATTCCACCCCTTCGGTCTGGGCGGCCAGGTCGAAGCGGTCGAAGCGCCGCTTGGCCTCGCTGCGGCTCATGCGGCGGCCGGCGCCGTGCGAGCAGGAGCAGAACGACTGCGGATTGCCCAGGCCGCGCACGATGAAGCTCTTGGCGCCCATCGAGCCGGGGATGATGCCGAGCTGGCCGGCGTGCGCCGCGATCGCGCCCTTGCGGGTGATGAACAGCTTCTCGCCGAAGTGGATCTCGCTCGCCACGTAGTTGTGATGGCAGTTGATCGCCTCGTCGTCGAGCGTGAAGGCCGGCAGGTGCGGCCGGATCGCGTCGACCACCCGCCGCATCATCTCGCGCCGGTTGGTCATGGCGTAGTCCTGGGCCCAGTCGACCGCTTCGACATAGTCGTCGAACAGCGCCGAGCCAGCGCCGAAATAGGCCAGGTCGCGGTCGGGCAGGTTGAGCTTGTGGCGCTGCATGTCCTTCCTGGCCGCCTCGATGAAGTAGCGGCCGATCACGTTGCCGGTACCGCGGCTGCCCGAGTGCAGCATGACCCAGACGCGCTGCGCCTCGTCCAGGCACAGCTCGATGAAGTGGTTGCCGCCGCCCAGGGTGCCGAGCTGGCAGATCCAGGTCTGGGCGAACTGGCGCTGCATCTTCATCAGGCCCGGGTGCTTGCCGACGATGCGGTCGAGCCGGTCGTCGAGCGGCCGCGCGGCGCGCTGGTGGGCCGAGCCGCGCACCTTGTCCCAGGCGTGCTGCTCGAAACCGGCCGGCACGGCGGCCTCGATCGCCGAACGCAGGCGGGCCAGCGTGTCGGGCAGGTCGGCCGCGGCGAGCGAGGTGCGCACCGCGTTCATGCCGCAGCCGATGTCGACGCCGACCGCGGCCGGGATGATGGCGTCGCGGGTCGGGATCACCGCGCCGACGGTCGCGCCGATGCCCAGGTGCACGTCGGGCATGGCGGCGACGTGGCCGCGCACGATGGGCAGCGCGGCGACGTTCTTCAGTTGACGGATGGCATCGGGTTCGATGTCGTCGGTCCAGATTTTCACCGGTACGCGGTCGCCGGCGAGGGTCTTGAGGATAGGCATATGGTCTTGATTCCTGCCGCCCCGCCCGCGTTCATGCGGTTGGGCGGGACATGAAAAAGCCCCGGTGGTGGCCGGGGCTCTTCGGAGCGGCCGGCGCAAGGGGCGATGGACCCAAGCGCCGCAGGCGGAATCGGGGTCAGCGCGTGTTGGCGGGAGAAACGGGGTAGTGCATCGGCGGGGTCTCCTCTATGGCTGGGGCGTTGATCGGAAGCGCATTTATCTACGAGCCTGCTCGATCGGTCAAGTGTTGCAGTGCAGCATTCAGCCCGCGCCCCGCGCCAGCGCCGCCACCAGGTAGTCGATGAAGGCGCGCAGCTTGGCCGGCGGCAGGCGGTTCGGCGGGTAGAGCAGCCAGGCGGTGCCGGCGTAGCCGGTCAGGTGTTCCCACTCCTCCAGCACCACCTCCAGCTCGCCGGCGGCCAGCGCCCGGCGCGCGGCGAACTCCGGCAGGCTGGCGATGCCAAGATGGGCCAGCGCGCCTTCGAGCCGGATCTCGCTGTGGTTGGCCACGTAGCGGCCGCGGACCTTGACCGCCACCTCCTCGCCGCCGCGGCGGAAGCGCCAGCGCCGGTCGCGCTCGTCCTCACCGAGGTAGAGGCAGCTGTGCGCCGCCAGTTCGCGCGGATGCGCCGGCCGGCCGTGTTCGGCCAGGTACTGCGGACTGGCGCAGGCCAGGTGGCGGACCGGCATCAGCGGCCGGCCGGCCAGGCCCGGCGGCGGCGCGTCGGTGATGCGGATGGCGAGGTCGATGGCCTCCTGGTACAGGTCGACCGTGCGGTCGGTCACCACCAGTTGCAGGTCGACCGCAGGATGGGCGCGCAGGAAGGCGGGCACCAGCGGGTGCACCACCTGGCGGGCGAAGGCCTTGGGCAGGCTGACCCGCAGCAGGCCGCGCGGCAGCGCGCCGTCGGCGTCGCCGAGCGCCAGCACCTCGCGCGCGGCGGCCAGCAGGTCCTGGCAGCGCGCATGGGCGATCGCGCCGGCCTCGGTCAGCCGCAGCTTGCGGGTGGTGCGCTCGAGCAGCCGCACCTGCAGCCGCGTCTCGAGCCGCGCCACCTGGCGGCTGACCGCCGACGGCGTGATGCCGAGCCGGCGCGCGGCGGCCGAGAAGCTGCCGGCCTCGACCACGCAGGCGAAGGCGGCCATGTCGGGCAGGCTGTCCCATTGCTCGTTCGTTCCCATGGCGCACAAGTCTCGTTCCGGATGCACGGATTATCGCCTTATCGGGCGCAATCGATAATCCCCTCCTCCTCATCAGTATCGGAATCCGCCATGACCACCCTCCGCCTGCCCGCCCCCGCCGCGCTGCTGCGCCTGTCCGACGCCCTGCTGCTGCTGGTCGCCCTGGTCTGGGGCACCAGCTACGGCGTCGCCAAGGGCGCGCTGGCCCACTACCCGGTGCTCGGCTTCCTGGCCGTGCGCTTCGTACTCACCTTCGCGCTGCTGCTGCCCGCGCTGCTGGCGGCCAGCCGGCGCGAGCGGCGCGATGCGGCGGCGGCCGGCCTGCCGCTCGGCGCGCTGCTGCTGGCGATCTTCCTGTGCGAGACCTTCGGCGTGGCGCTGACCCAGGCCGCCAACGCCGCCTTCCTGATCAGCCTGTGCGTGGTGTTCACGCCGTTCGCCGAATGGTGGCTGCTGCGGCGCCGGCCCGACGCGACGGCGTTCGGCTTCGCCGCCGTCTCGCTGCTCGGCGCGGCGCTGCTGGCCGGCGGGCTGGAAGCGCGCTTCGGCCTGGGCGACGCGCTGATGCTGGCGGCGGCGGCGCTGCGCGCGGTCACGGTCTGCCTGACCGCCCGCTGGCTGCAGGGGCGGCAGGCGCCGGCGCTGGCGCTGACCGCGGTGCAGTCCGGCGTGGTGGGCCTGGGCTGCCTGACCCTGGCCGCCCTCACGCGCCCCGGCTCCGCCGGATGGGGCCTGCCGCCGCTGCCGGCGGCGCCCGGCTTCTGGCTGGCCGCCGTCTACCTGGTGCTGGGCTGTACCGTGTTCGCCTTCTTCGCCCAGAACTGGGCGCTGCGCCACTGCGCGCCGAGCCGCGTCGCGCTCCTGATGGGCAGCGAACCCTTGTTCGGCGCGCTGTTCGCCTTCCTGTGGCTGGGCGAGCGGCTGAGCCCGGCGGCCTGGTGCGGCGCCGGCCTGATCGTGGCGGCCAGCGGCTGGGCCACGCTGCAGCGGCGCCCGGCGGCCTGAACGGCGCGCTTGCGGCGCTCCGGCGCAGCGGCTATAGAAGGTTTGACCAAGCGCCGAGGCTCCTTGCAGCGCCGCGGCCACCAAGAACCGGTGATCGATCCCGTCACCAGGAGGATTTACCGTGGACACGCCGTCGCCGACGGCGGCTCGAACGCTCCTTCCCCGCCCCCTCCGCCGTGCCGCGAACCTGTCCTGCGCGCTCGCCGTCGCCGCCGGCCTGGCGCCGGCCGTGCCCGCGGCCGTACCCGCGGCCGAGCTGGCCGACCTCTCGCTCGAGCAACTGGCCAACATCACCATCGCCTCGGTCTCCAAGCGCCAGCAGCGGCTGGCCGAGACGCCGGCCTCGATCTATGTGATCACCAACCAGGACCTGCGCCGCGCCGGCGTGGCCAGCCTGCCCGAGGCGCTGCGGCTGGCGCCCAATCTGCAGGTCGCCCGCAGCGGCGCCAGCCAGTACGCGATCAGCTCGCGCGGCTTCAATGCCACCACCGCCAACAAGCTCCTGGTGCTGATCGACGGCCGCGCGGTCTACACCCCGCTCTACGCCGGGGTGTTCTGGGATGCGCAGGACGTGGTGTTCGAGGACATCGACCGCATCGAGGTGATCAGCGGCACCGGTTCGACGCTGTGGGGCGCCAACGCGGTCAACGGCGTGATCAACGTGATCACCCGCCGCACCGAGTCCACCCTCGGCGACTTCGTCCAGTTCGCGGCCGGCAATACCGAACGCCGCTTCTCCGCCCGCCATGGCGCGGCATTCGGGCAGGGCGGCAGCTACCGGCTGTACGCCAAGCGGATCGACCGCGACGCCGGCGAGCGCGCCGACGGCAGCGGCCAGTCCGACGGCTGGCGCCGCAGCCAGGCCGGCTTCCGGGCCGACTGGGGCACGACCCGGTCCGGCGTCACGCTGCAAGGCGACGCCTACGCCGGCACGCTCGGCCAGCCGCAGTCCGACGGGCTGGACATCGGCGGCGCCAACCTGCTGGCGCGCTGGCGCTGGGCCTTCGACGCCGGCGCCAGCCTGCGGCTGCGCGCCTATCTCGACCACACCTCGCGCGACTACTCGGGCAACTTCAGCGAGAAGCTCGATACCGCCGACCTCGACGGCCAGTACAACCGGCCGATGTGGGACGGCGGCATGCTGACCGTCGGCGGCGGCATGCGCCAGGCGCGCGACCGGGTCG is a genomic window of Chitinimonas koreensis containing:
- a CDS encoding RtcB family protein; translated protein: MPILKTLAGDRVPVKIWTDDIEPDAIRQLKNVAALPIVRGHVAAMPDVHLGIGATVGAVIPTRDAIIPAAVGVDIGCGMNAVRTSLAAADLPDTLARLRSAIEAAVPAGFEQHAWDKVRGSAHQRAARPLDDRLDRIVGKHPGLMKMQRQFAQTWICQLGTLGGGNHFIELCLDEAQRVWVMLHSGSRGTGNVIGRYFIEAARKDMQRHKLNLPDRDLAYFGAGSALFDDYVEAVDWAQDYAMTNRREMMRRVVDAIRPHLPAFTLDDEAINCHHNYVASEIHFGEKLFITRKGAIAAHAGQLGIIPGSMGAKSFIVRGLGNPQSFCSCSHGAGRRMSRSEAKRRFDRFDLAAQTEGVECRKDGGVVDEIPAAYKDIDTVMANQADLVEVVHTLKQVLCVKG
- a CDS encoding LysR family transcriptional regulator, with product MGTNEQWDSLPDMAAFACVVEAGSFSAAARRLGITPSAVSRQVARLETRLQVRLLERTTRKLRLTEAGAIAHARCQDLLAAAREVLALGDADGALPRGLLRVSLPKAFARQVVHPLVPAFLRAHPAVDLQLVVTDRTVDLYQEAIDLAIRITDAPPPGLAGRPLMPVRHLACASPQYLAEHGRPAHPRELAAHSCLYLGEDERDRRWRFRRGGEEVAVKVRGRYVANHSEIRLEGALAHLGIASLPEFAARRALAAGELEVVLEEWEHLTGYAGTAWLLYPPNRLPPAKLRAFIDYLVAALARGAG
- a CDS encoding DMT family transporter, with product MTTLRLPAPAALLRLSDALLLLVALVWGTSYGVAKGALAHYPVLGFLAVRFVLTFALLLPALLAASRRERRDAAAAGLPLGALLLAIFLCETFGVALTQAANAAFLISLCVVFTPFAEWWLLRRRPDATAFGFAAVSLLGAALLAGGLEARFGLGDALMLAAAALRAVTVCLTARWLQGRQAPALALTAVQSGVVGLGCLTLAALTRPGSAGWGLPPLPAAPGFWLAAVYLVLGCTVFAFFAQNWALRHCAPSRVALLMGSEPLFGALFAFLWLGERLSPAAWCGAGLIVAASGWATLQRRPAA
- a CDS encoding TonB-dependent receptor plug domain-containing protein is translated as MPAAVPAAELADLSLEQLANITIASVSKRQQRLAETPASIYVITNQDLRRAGVASLPEALRLAPNLQVARSGASQYAISSRGFNATTANKLLVLIDGRAVYTPLYAGVFWDAQDVVFEDIDRIEVISGTGSTLWGANAVNGVINVITRRTESTLGDFVQFAAGNTERRFSARHGAAFGQGGSYRLYAKRIDRDAGERADGSGQSDGWRRSQAGFRADWGTTRSGVTLQGDAYAGTLGQPQSDGLDIGGANLLARWRWAFDAGASLRLRAYLDHTSRDYSGNFSEKLDTADLDGQYNRPMWDGGMLTVGGGMRQARDRVEHGAAGAFLPERATLRSANLYLQGELPLDEAWRLTLGGKAEYNGYSGIDWLPSARLAWQPEEHLLLWGSLARAARAPSRIDRDFYVPAQPPYLLAGGPDFESEIANTLELGGRATFADDLSGSLTLFYSDYGKLRSAEQVAPGRYVFANRISGRSYGLEAWANYQLDADWRLALGLVTLHQRFRHDDGGSPLKQGNDPRLQWTARVSRNFDANTEFDLMLRRVGALPSPAVPAYTAVDLRLGWRPDPRWELSLTAQNLFDPGHPEFGTRPAAARSPAA